In Gadus macrocephalus chromosome 11, ASM3116895v1, a single genomic region encodes these proteins:
- the rtn4r gene encoding reticulon-4 receptor has translation MKTAVINGSRLLFLVLWLNLVHPAHGCPAKCVCYSEPKPTVACQQQGLFSIPTEIPVRSQRIFLQSNKLTVVRSTSFSSVHNLTVLWMYSNNISQIEAGAFYGLEKLEELDIGDNSNLRTMSPTAFRGLTKLHTLHLHRCGLSELPVGVFRGMFSLQYLYLQDNNIITLHDDAFLDLANLTYLYLHNNRIKIVTDNMFHGLISLDRLLLHQNRVVYVQPKAFSDLGRLKSLFLFFNNLTMLSGETMDPLVSLQYLRLNGNQWICDCRARTLWDWFKRFKGSSSELECNVPTALAGMDLKRLKSDDLEGCVETSLTQTTLFNAKTRPGKFPSTENPLGEAIPRCCLGDNDKSSILSGDVKSRQITNNPLKEKENISKTKFKETERTKNETRNKQSDGPLGTLSNDLDQSLDNINPELIDNLEPSTAPNKKKKKCSKKPKSDAHCLKGRGSTIQAPAFFFTPLIWISLAMS, from the coding sequence ggAGCAGACTCCTGTTTCTGGTGCTGTGGCTGAACCTAGTGCATCCAGCTCACGGCTGTCCTGCCAAATGTGTCTGCTACAGCGAGCCCAAGCCCACCGTGGCCTGCCAACAGCAGGGACTGTTTTCCATCCCCACTGAGATCCCCGTGCGGAGCCAGCGGATATTCCTCCAGAGCAACAAGCTCACGGTGGTGAGATCCACCAGCTTCAGCTCCGTCCACAACCTCACGGTGCTGTGGATGTACTCCAACAACATCAGCCAGATCGAGGCCGGGGCCTTCTACGGTCTGGAGAAACTGGAGGAATTGGACATTGGCGACAACAGCAACCTCCGCACCATGAGTCCCACGGCCTTCCGGGGTTTGACCAAGCTGCACACACTGCACCTGCACAGGTGCGGTCTTTCGGAGCTGCCCGTCGGGGTGTTCCGAGGGATGTTCTCCCTGCAGTACCTGTACCTGCAGGACAACAACATTATCACGCTGCATGACGACGCCTTCCTGGACCTGGCCAACCTGACGTATCTCTACCTGCACAACAACAGGATCAAGATAGTGACGGACAACATGTTCCACGGCCTGATCAGCCTGGACCGACTGCTGCTGCACCAGAACCGGGTCGTCTACGTCCAGCCCAAGGCGTTCAGCGATCTGGGCAGGCTGAAGTCGCTGTTCCTTTTCTTTAACAACCTCACCATGTTATCAGGGGAGACCATGGACCCGTTGGTTTCCCTCCAGTATTTACGTCTGAACGGCAACCAGTGGATTTGTGACTGCAGGGCCCGGACCTTGTGGGACTGGTTCAAGCGGTTCAAAGGTTCCAGCTCTGAGCTGGAATGCAATGTGCCCACAGCTCTGGCAGGGATGGACCTCAAACGGCTGAAGAGTGATGACCTGGAGGGCTGTGTGGAAACCTCTCTCACCCAGACCACTCTGTTCAATGCCAAGACACGGCCCGGGAAATTCCCATCCACCGAAAACCCTTTGGGAGAAGCCATCCCCAGATGTTGTCTCGGAGATAACGACAAGTCATCCATCCTGTCTGGAGACGTCAAGAGTCGTCAGATCACCAACAACCCActaaaggagaaggagaacataTCCAAGACCAAATTCAAGGAGACGGAACGTACGAAGAACGAGACCCGGAACAAGCAGAGCGACGGACCTCTGGGAACCTTGTCCAACGACCTGGACCAGTCTTTGGATAACATCAATCCTGAACTCATTGACAATCTAGAACCCTCCACAGCGccgaacaagaagaagaagaagtgttcCAAAAAGCCCAAGTCAGACGCCCATTGTCTCAAAGGCCGTGGATCTACGATTCAAGCTCCGGCCTTTTTCTTCACTCCGTTGATCTGGATCTCTCTAGCCATGTCCTAG